aaaaaaataataaattaacctTACATTTTGAGTTTGGCAGATCATTTTCTCATATTTTCAACCTCTAGATTGTGGTTTGTTGACATTTTGCTCAGCTTCTGATACTCCTTCATAGGAAATACTGTTAGTAATACACTAGAAATGCCTGATTTATTGTCAGCCGGCCCTCCTGATTGCATGATTCATTTTCATCTTCTTTTTACCTGGATATTAATGTTGTCTGGTTCCACTTTTAATTCAGGGGTTACAAGCGATTTTTTAGACGGGCTTTGCTTGAAACATCTGACTTCCTCAAGGATGATTGCTTGAAAATAAATTGTACTGTTGGTGTAGTAGTTTCAGCAATAGATTGTCCACGGTTGCACTCAATTCAGGTGCCAGAGTCTGATATAGGAGCACATTTTGGCATGCTGCTTGAAGATATGGAAGGTTCAGACATTACTTTTAATGTGGCAGGGGAAATGATCCGTGCTCACAAGTTGGTTTTGGCTGCTCGATCTCCTTTTTTTCGGTCTAAATTTTTTGATGCCGAAGAAGAAGACAATCAAGTGGTTCCTATTAATGATCTAGAACCTAAGGTTTTCAAGGTGAAGTTTTTTGTTATCCTATGAGTGTGTATACAAGGCAATTGGCAGGATTTGTGTGCTTGAGGTAGTATTTTATGTTTCACCTTTTATATTAAGTTTTACTGCCTTACAGGCcatgttgcatttcatatatCGGGATACTCTCACTGAAGATGCGGACATGGAGACATCCAGCTCATCTTGTATTTCCTCAATTTCTGAAACATTGACGGCAAAACTGTTAGCAGCAGCAGACAGGTATGGTCTGGACAGACTCAGATTGATGTGCGAGTCTCATCTTTGCAAGGATATATCTGTGAATTCTGTCGCCAGCCTTTTGGCCTTGGCCGACTCTCATCATGCTACAGAATTAAAAGCTGTCTGCCTAAATTTTGCTGCTGAAAACCTTGCAGGTAATGCTCAGTTCTCCCTTTCATTTTCTCATCTAACATAATTTGGAGAGAGAATTATTGTGATTTGTTGATACAAACCATTTATCTTTTTGACTATGAATTTTGCTGTCATGGGATATCCTTTGATGGACGTGCAAGTGTGTGTAATTTTTACCTGTCTGCATATGTATATATTACCAAATACGTTTTGCTGCTAGAGGTGTTGTGCATAAGATGAAGTTTGTATCCTTTCAAGAGTTTTGATGCCTAACCCATTTTCCCTGCGCAGttgaatttcttccttttccttgCCTGTTTTATTCTTTGGGGGAGTTGGGGGGTTCTTTTGTTGATTGCTGTTGTATTTCATGAAGACCTTCAACGAATTTCATGAGAGAAAATTTTTgtgactgatttttttttttcacatctcTTGCAGCTGACTTGATGATAATTAATCCTGGAATGCCAATAACATAAACAAAATTTAATGTACGGGATTGTGAAATGTAGACATTTCTAAGCTTGTTTTCATTTCTTCTTGGGGTTATTAACTTATGAATTAGGTTTGAGGAGTGATATGAAAGACTTTGATACCAAGGTTTTGGACTTATTctgaaaaattgattttttgcagcatttctttaaaaataaaagattgtaCATGCGTAAGAAGAAATTAAAGGGAACAACTTATTATTGTTGTGGTTCAAATTACAAATGAgaagtataaaattttagtaaaatgTTGGTGAAGAGCAAAATTTTGCTGGTTCCAGTGGTGATTTAGGGAGCATGTATCAGCTCTCAAGTTTAGTACAAAACATTTATAGGCCCTTCAGAACAGTGTAGACACGCTAAGCAATTTTATGACCAACAATTTGCTACTTACGTAGCATATTGATTGTGTAATGAAAGCTATTAGATGATAGGGGCTACAACCTTCTGTGCTGCTATAAACAGTCGCCATATGTTGGCCATGAGGTTGCCACTGCTGTTGAGCCACATCATCCATTGCTGTTAACATTTACTTGTGAATGTTGCTCTTGTCTTCGGGGTGGTTCCCAACTCCAGCCTCCAGCAATTTCCTCTAATAGGCCTCAGGTTTGAATCCCATTGGAATCACAGTATCTTGTGGAGAGCTACCATGGTGTGTAGCTCATTTAAACACTCTGATGTATcccaaaaaaaaacaaaagagaagGTTCTCCTATATAACATTTTGCATTTGTTCTCTAGACTAGGTATGGAAGAGGAAATTTTAAATGCTAAACAGGAAACCGTTTCTACGAGTAAACAAGCGTTGCTGGCCTTTTAAAGGTTTCCATGCATGCTTCATAGAGTCAATCAAGGAGAACATGAGAAAACAACAGGAACTCTTGAGAAATTTCTTTGACCGCTATTATAGATGTTTCGGAAGCTAAAACcttattgaaaaattttaattgtttattagtTTTCCTTCTGTTGGAAATCTAAAGAAATTTTGAGGAAACATTAAGAggctaatatataatttaaagtaTCTATGATGAAGTTTGAactataattttcaaaatttatgtgctaaaggggaaagaagaaaaaagaaaaatcaagaaaCAGGACACAAGTAATGAAACTTTACCTTTTTAAACTATGAAATTGGTGAAACTAAAGCTTTCCTAATTTCAAGATGTTAAATTCATCAAGCCAAATTACAGTAAGAGATTTGATTTTAGAGTTTGGAAACTGAAATGCTGAAATTAATGTTGCAATGGATATTGAGTTGATTAAATCATTGCAAATACAGAACATTCATTTTTCTCTATTTCAAAGTTTCTGACCTTTTGTCTCCTACTTTCTTTAAAGTTTCATATTTATATGTTGTTTCGCATGGCATGTCACTTTATTTGTCAATGCTCCGTGGGTTAAATGTTTATTTGTTGACATAGTTCTTATCTGTTTATTCCGGCTATTTAAGTGATTGGATTGGCATGTGTGGGGAGAGTCATTCATACAGAAAACGGTAATTCCAATTGGAAATGTTTGTCTTAATTCGTCAAATGTTGATATTGCTTTAGGGGCAATCCCCAGGTTTGGGCATGACTTTTTTGTTTCTTAGacctttaaaataaattgacttCTCCCTTTGGTTATATCCAAATATGTggatatatataaaagttatatttattactgaaaCTTACCGTTCCAGCAATGGATGGCTTGATTGCGTTATTGAGGAATTGATGTAAGAATTTTCCTGCTCGGTTTTTAGAATTcaaaatctttttctttttgctttctgCAACCCCTTATTTTTTATGGCTATGTATCTTtcgaaacttttttttttcttgaaagaAAAAATGGTTTATACCAAGAGTGTTTGTCCACTTTGATCATCATGTAAGGGCAAAGTACAAAAAAATATCAGGTGGTCAAGTGCTTTTTCAAGTAGTAATGTATTTTTCTCAGCACTGTGTTTTGGTCAGTTGGAATCCAAATGCTCTAACCATTGAAATTGATGACATGGCAAAAGTGAAAACTTTGTTTTAGTTTCTTTAGAAATCacgtttttaattatttagatctttttcttaaaaagaaaattaatgttAGTTGAgtcagcattttatttttatatttcccTTTTTCACATCAgtaattttaatggttttagtgcatgcaGTTGCTAAATGCTAATCACTAATAGAGCAAGATATTAGGCATTGATTGGTTACGAGAAAAAGCCACAAGCCCTTGCTTGGGAAAGAGATAAACCACATTTACGATAAAAAAAGCTTTCCCTATTTACTAATGAAAATTTACCATTGGAGTAATAATCTTTGAAGCAAATTGTATATGGCATAGATAGAATCGTATTTGCTTTGATGATATGAAACAAAGCTGCAGTGCTTCAATAACAATCACGACCTTTTAGTGGAGAGGGAATATCTCACTTCAATATTACTGACAGATGGTTTAGGACTTGAGCCAGTAGATACGAGTacatttttctattattattaaagtATCCCCTTTTTTtactctcctttttttttttttttttgagacataaattaaattactctgTGGTACTAAAATATCAGAGGTGCAATTTGGTATGTATTTACGATTAGCAACAGATCAACAGAATATTCaagcatctcttttttttttttttttaagtttcttatttaatttttaaggatCAAATAATATAACTGAAACTTTAAGCTGAGAGCAGAAATTGAAGATGTTGCAtttcatattttcatttttcctcGACAAACTATCGTCTTATTTGTTATTGGCGTTATTATTGCAGCTGTGATGCGTTCAGATggctttgagtatctcaaggaGAATTGCCCATTGCTGCAATCTGAGCTGCTGAAGACAGTGGCTGGTTGCGAAGAGGATTGCAGTAGTGGTGGAAAATCTCGTAGCGTATGGGCCCAACTTTCAGACGGCGGTGATACCAACGGCAGGAGGGTGAGGCAAAGAACCTAATATCTGATTATTAGTCTTTGTAAATGCAGatgatgattaaaaaaaagggaaaaaaatagaaaaaagaaattaaaaaaaaaaacaaacatttTGTAATGTGGCTGGAGTTGCTGCCACTCTGTTGATGCATATACATAAAGTACGGTTAACTGGTGTAGTTAGACTGGGTGTTTGTTGTAAGCTGGAAGAAGTGATAACTTTGCTGTTCACTAATGGTTCCACGTAGGTCTGCTCTGCTATTTTCTCCCTGTATTGTTAACAATTCTAATCTATCCAACGGCAGAGAAAATCTGTTTTCCTtgtttgcaatttttttttttccgttcTCCCTCTTGTTCGTATCAATAAGCACTAGGAAGTGGCTTTCTTTCTAAAATAATTACATGGAATAGGTATATTTCGGTTGAACTATAAGGGTATGGGTAATAGTCATTCGgttataattgaaaataaaattttattattttgtgattAATTTGTTCATTATTCcaacatttaaaaatattaaattttattaaatattaaaagatgttttgaaagattttttaaaaataaaataaaattaaataggattatgataattaatttatatattattataatataaaaaaaggtaagataataattttagaataaaaaaatattattaatttaaattcaacacctaaatattaattaaaatataatgttttattataaatatttttattgtttagtttaagttgtatttttaattgaatcatCGTTTTTCTTTCACAGAATATCCACCATGTCTAaccaattaatatttttaacatttagtGATTTGACTTAAACAAATTCTCTAGAACCAAATGAACAAACGGGTATGAACTAATTATGATCCAGTGTTGACACGAAATTGGATGGATTGGAATATATTTGAACCAAATagttttaatgatttaattgGGTGATTCGACTAGACGAGTTTTTAGcaccaaataatttataatttatgtgtTTCTTGTTTTGGGTTTTGCGCCTCATGATGTTCTTTCTACTAAGAGAATATTCTAATAAAACCCTTCAAATAATGATAAATTCATGATTCCAACGTAATTCTAAAGATAAAATTTACTTGAAAATTGATAAATCATCTGTAAAGATAATTTGGTAGTAAGTtaatttaaaagagaaaaataattttgatttgatttaaatagtttaatttaaatttaatattgatattaaTAAGAACAATCTTCATTTAGTTTCAATACTTAGTTGGATTTATAGCACGCTTTAGAAATGATTAAATTGATAACCAATTAAATTCAAATGTTTATTTTATGATTTAGATTAAAATAAGGTCTATTGgactaaaatttcaaattttttgcaTGAATTCTCAATTATatcctattttttaatttttaatataaaataattaaatctttGAGATTAGTTTTGAGATTAGTTGTAATTGTATCCATGTTTCTAAATCAATTTTGactaaaaagaaatttatctatttttatgagTTCATAGATTTTTCGTCACCGCTTACTCATCCAACTCACTGATAAGAAACTCGGATTAGTATAACTATCAcctccaaaaaaaataaattcaatttcaaTCAGTATACAATCATCGACTTTATAAAAAGTTGTTCTAATAGTAATAACGTAAAGAATATAACGTTGCAATTTCTAAAAATTACATCTCATTAATAAAGTACTCCTAGGGTCTGAAAATGATTTTCAATAGTCTATGAAAAAAACAGTGGAAGCAAGATTATGACAGCAGGAGAAGATTGATTGGGATTTTATgcaagattattattattattattatttatgtttcttgaatttaaatgaaaattctCATAAATTCATATTGAGTTCTTTCATGGATTCTAATATGGGTTTAGTTTAACGTTCAGGTAAAGTTCCAGCGAAGCCATAAAGGAGAAGATTGGGACAAAGTGGAGTTAACGGTTGgttaaaaaatttgattatatgataattaatttaaattaaaaaaataaatatcatcATGCtaggtgaaaaaaaaatttttttttatcaaaattaatttagaaaaatgaatataattgtaactaatctaaaaaatttggttattttatataaaaattgaaaaagtagatataattgaaaattcacgtaaaaatttaaattttttttattcaataaaccTTACAATAATCTTATGCTTTTAACTTTTTGGGCAAAATATATAAGCAACATAAAGGAAAATGTCATTCTAAcaagataaaagaaaatttaaagttaaataaCTTAATCGACCATCAAGCGCTCTACTTgaacaattattattattattttttttttagaaaatagccACTCAAATTTTTAACCTTTTGAAATAGATGAAAAGAAGTCTAAATTTGTTAACAAGATTGTATCCACTTTTTGCTTCTTTATATGAtttcaaatagaaaaaatattttacgtcGAAATGTTTATCTGAGTACCACTCTTATTATTCGAGGTTAAATATAGTAAATAgtcatataataaattatacttttatcaaataaaaattaatatagacCTCAGTCTAAAGAGTTCGGTAAGTAAATAGAAGTTTAGATATTGTCAGTGGACCATCAAGAAGTATAGTGATTGCCAGTGGTAGGTACAGTAACTTTGTGATTTATATTCTTAGTTTCTCGTTGCTCATATGACATGAGTTCAAATAGGGAACAATGAAAAATACTGTGCGAGCACATCATGTAAGGAAAATTAGTATGTGATGAAATTTCACATTGAACATGTTATTTCATTTATTACATTTTGATGCATCAACCACATAGATGATAAGCGCACTTATACAGTGAATGTTCATAATGAAACCTTGTTTTCTATAGTTGTGGTGGTTAGATAGAAGCCTCTAGAGACAGTTATTACGTCCTTAGTTTTGATTTAAATATAGACTATCTATGGTCTTCTTTATAGAGACTCAAAATTATTGTATATATAAGTCACATGTGCAATGtgtatattattttcttatttttattgatcCATTGGAAAAAGCAAAGGGTAGGTCACTATGCTACAACAACTCAGTTTCGTTAGAACTGCAGTTTATTTTCCAATATTTTATGGACTGTTATGTACAACTAGTTAATACAGAGTTGTAATGGAAGATGACTTTTATGTATGATTATTGTGATAGAAGCAATAAGACTTTTTTATGAAATGATTTAAAAATGTCTTTGAGGTTCCCATGACATCTCGTGATGCTGTATAGGTGATTTTAACGATTTGGTAATAGAAGGATAAATTAGGAGGAAATAAGGTGCGATCTTCTTAGATGATAGGctttaatgattttatttagTAATGTGCTTTGATCAAGTTAGAATGGAAATGTTCTGTTTATACATGATTTACAAGCGCTTTGTACACTAGGTATCCAATAATGACTTAATCGTGCTCTTATCTCCATTGAGTGACGTGAATGATTTCCTAGAACTTAGGTTATTCATGAATCCCTACTTGAATCGGGCCATCATCATTTACTTTTATTACTAGATGCTTCTCTTGGAAAGTGTAAGCTTTTGTTTTGCTTTGAAGCGAAGTAGTTACATGATCCTCAGTTTACATATGCGATACGAGTGCCTAGAATATTCCATATTGTGGTTCGCCTCTATTTTCCTTTATTCGTTAGCTATAGTTTTGTCAATCTAAGCTTAGTCATTAGCATCAAGTTGCTTTTATAGGTGATTTTAGGGGAATGTAATAACTTCAGGGGCAATTGAAAGACTTGTACACTAAACCTTTTGATCCTATTAATACTGCTTATGAGAAATATGGTGACCTAGCTTCATGATCTTTAGCTGCAAGATGAAGCGTATTTGAGGTAAAGTTATTGAGTGAGTGGCTTTAAAAAGGGGATTATAATACTCGTTTCTTTCACCTGTCAGCAATTTAACAGAGACAACACAATCGTATTGATCGTCTTTAATCAGCTTTAAAGGCTTGGGTAGAATAGGACACTATTATTCAAGTCTAATTCAGAAAATTTTGGAGGTCTTTATTACGTGCAATGATTACATGGTTTCTTTGATACCTACTTTTGTCACATCAACTCTTAAATGAGGATTTGTTAACTCTCATCTTTGATGAGTTTAAGatgcaaaattttcaattagGTACAACTAAAGCTCTAGGTTCTGATAGTTTCTCTAGCTTGTTTTATTAGAATAATTGAGACATGGTGAATTGTCTTTATATCAAGTTATTCacaatttttatggaaatgagTACTTATCGAAGGAGTTGAATAGAACTACTATTATTATGATTCCAAAATATCATAATCAAATTGCATTCACCACTTTCAATTTATCAATTTGTGCAACATTGTGTATAAAGTTATCTAAAAAAGTGTGGTCAATTGGCTGAAGTCATGGATGTATTCTCTATTCATGATGATTAGAATACCTTTATTCCTGATTAGACCATTCAAGATAATATTGTGATTTTCCAAGAGGTTTTTCTTATCAAAAGACTTCTAGTTGAATGCATAATGGACTTGAAATTGGATATGTTAAAGTATACGATTAGGTTGATTGGGATTTTTTGTGTTTAGTTCTATGGAAAATGGACTTTGCTTTGCGGTGGGTGTGTTATGATTGTGAGTTATTCTATTCTAGCTAATGGTGTTCTTACTACTCTTTTTAGCCTTTCTAGGAGAATTAGGTAAGGGAATTCTCTTtgtccttatcttttttttttgtttatttcttATGCGCTTTTCTATTTACTATTAGATACTAAGGCTAAGATTCTCATTCAGGATATCAAGGTTTCTCGATGTGCTCCAGCAatcattgatattttatttgtaGATGATACTCTACTATTTGCTAGTGTAATAAGATATGAAGCAAATTATTGATTGCATATAATTCAGTCCTATACTACGGCTTTAGGTTAGTTGATTAATTTTCAAAAGTCTCATATTCTATATAGCAAATACACACCTCCTTGTCTTAAATACGATCTTCTCTATAAGTTTTGATATGAATCCGATAGGGCAGATTTCTAACAATACTGTGGAGCAaatttatatcattcaaatggatctaaaaggagtttaaAATCATATccatataatccatatacatttggggcgtgtttcaactcatatggggcagattttgcacaacacttgcaatcatagggttagggagtctaatcaaacctatgggccaaAATTAcataaagggaagcctaaagtgaattGATCAAGAAacgcttttgtgaagattcaactttgttatgatgggcttgctatgttttattatttaaacacttgttttat
This sequence is a window from Manihot esculenta cultivar AM560-2 chromosome 4, M.esculenta_v8, whole genome shotgun sequence. Protein-coding genes within it:
- the LOC110613722 gene encoding BTB/POZ and MATH domain-containing protein 4: MTNTIIPKSETSPLVSPSSSRSVTETVNGSHRFVIQGYSLAKGMGVGKHIASDNFTVGGYQWAIYFYPDGKNPEDNSAYVSVFIALASEGTDVRALFELTLVDQSGKGKHKVHSHFDRSLESGPYTLKYRGSMWGYKRFFRRALLETSDFLKDDCLKINCTVGVVVSAIDCPRLHSIQVPESDIGAHFGMLLEDMEGSDITFNVAGEMIRAHKLVLAARSPFFRSKFFDAEEEDNQVVPINDLEPKVFKAMLHFIYRDTLTEDADMETSSSSCISSISETLTAKLLAAADRYGLDRLRLMCESHLCKDISVNSVASLLALADSHHATELKAVCLNFAAENLAAVMRSDGFEYLKENCPLLQSELLKTVAGCEEDCSSGGKSRSVWAQLSDGGDTNGRRVRQRT